From Juglans regia cultivar Chandler chromosome 6, Walnut 2.0, whole genome shotgun sequence, the proteins below share one genomic window:
- the LOC109006189 gene encoding probable inactive receptor kinase At1g48480 — protein sequence MQPQTLPILLFTFLIVFPLSRPDLGSDRSALLALRSAVGGRTLLWNVTKSDPCSWAGVLCEDNRVTVLRLPGVALSGDLPSGIFGNLTRLRTLSLRLNALTGQLPSDLASCVNLRNLYLQGNLLSGEIPDFVFTLRDLVRLNLASNNFSGGISLGFNNLTRLKTLFLENNQLTGSIPPELDFPKLEQFNVSNNMLNGSVPEKLQTFKEDSFLGNSLCGRPFESCFGNVTIPDQDSGNNGGKKLSGGAIAGIVIGSVLAFLVILAILLVFCRKKSSNKQTSTVDIAMAKHPEVEIPGEKPAGDVESGGYGNGYSVAAAAVAAMTGNGKADANGGGGGAKKLAFFGNAARVFDLEDLLRASAEVLGKGTFGTAYKAVLETGTVVAVKRLKDVTISEREFKEKIEAVGAMDHENLVLLRAYYYSRDEKLLVYDYMAMGSLSALLHGNKGAGRTPLNWEIRSAIALGAARGIEYLHSQGPSVSHGNIKSSNILLTKSYDARVSDFGLAHLVGPSSTPNRVAGYRAPEVTDPRKVSHKADVYSFGVLLLELLTGKAPTHALLNEEGVDLPRWVQSIVREEWTSEVFDLELLRYQNVQEEMVQLLQLAVDCAAQYPDKRPSMPEVARRIEELRRFSLREDHGPQPDFINESDDVSSR from the exons ATGCAGCCTCAAACGCTTCCCATTTTGCTTTTCACCTTTCTCATTGTGTTCCCCTTGTCAAGACCAGATCTGGGTTCGGACCGATCTGCACTCTTGGCCCTCCGGTCGGCAGTCGGTGGCCGGACCCTTCTCTGGAACGTCACCAAGTCGGACCCGTGCTCTTGGGCTGGAGTCTTATGTGAGGACAACCGTGTCACTGTGCTCCGTCTTCCTGGAGTGGCCCTCTCAGGCGACCTCCCCTCTGGCATTTTTGGCAACCTGACCCGTCTGCGCACTCTCAGTCTGCGTCTCAATGCTCTCACGGGTCAACTCCCCTCTGATCTCGCTTCCTGCGTGAACCTTCGCAACCTTTACTTGCAAGGTAACCTCCTTTCCGGTGAAATCCCGGACTTCGTTTTCACTCTTCGTGACCTCGTTCGGCTCAACCTTGCTTCCAACAATTTCTCTGGCGGGATCTCTCTGGGTTTCAACAATCTGACCCGGTTGAAAACATTGTTCCTCGAAAACAACCAACTCACAGGGTCGATTCCCCCTGAGTTGGACTTCCCGAAGCTTGAGCAGTTCAATGTGTCCAACAATATGCTCAATGGTTCAGTACCAGAGAAACTTCAAACGTTTAAGGAGGATTCGTTTCTGGGGAATTCACTATGTGGGCGTCCCTTTGAATCTTGTTTCGGGAATGTGACTATACCGGACCAAGACAGCGGAAACAATGGCGGAAAGAAGTTGTCCGGAGGTGCAATTGCGGGTATTGTGATTGGATCCGTATTGGCTTTCTTGGTTATCCTTGCAATTCTGCTAGTGTTCTGCCGGAAGAAGAGTAGCAACAAGCAGACGAGCACTGTGGACATTGCGATGGCGAAGCACCCGGAGGTGGAGATTCCGGGTGAGAAACCTGCCGGGGACGTCGAGAGCGGCGGATATGGAAATGGGTATTCGGTGGCGGCCGCGGCGGTGGCAGCGATGACTGGGAATGGCAAGGCAGATGCAAACGGTGGTGGTGGAGGGGCTAAGAAGTTGGCGTTTTTCGGGAATGCAGCGAGGGTGTTTGATCTGGAGGATCTGTTGAGGGCCTCGGCAGAGGTTTTGGGGAAGGGGACGTTCGGAACGGCGTACAAGGCGGTGTTGGAGACAGGGACGGTGGTGGCGGTGAAAAGGTTGAAGGATGTGACAATTTCGGAGAGGGAGTTCAAGGAGAAGATTGAAGCGGTGGGAGCAATGGATCATGAGAATTTGGTCCTTCTCAGGGCTTATTATTATAGCAGGGATGAGAAGCTGCTTGTGTATGATTACATGGCCATGGGAAGCTTGTCTGCACTTTTGCATG GAAACAAAGGTGCAGGCAGAACTCCACTGAATTGGGAAATTAGGTCTGCCATTGCACTTGGAGCTGCTCGTGGCATCGAGTATCTGCACTCGCAAGGTCCCAGTGTCTCTCATGGAAACATAAAATCATCCAACATCCTCCTCACCAAATCCTATGATGCCCGAGTTTCTGATTTTGGTCTCGCACACCTTGTCGGGCCCTCCTCCACTCCCAACCGAGTTGCTGGCTACCGAGCCCCTGAGGTTACCGACCCTCGGAAAGTATCCCATAAGGCAGATGTCTATAGCTTTGGTGTTTTGCTCTTGGAACTGCTAACTGGGAAGGCCCCCACTCATGCCCTTTTGAATGAGGAAGGGGTTGATCTTCCCAGATGGGTGCAGTCCATTGTACGAGAAGAGTGGACTTCTGAGGTCTTTGATCTTGAGCTCCTCCGCTACCAGAATGTTCAGGAGGAGATGGTCCAGCTATTGCAGCTTGCAGTAGACTGTGCTGCCCAGTATCCTGATAAACGCCCTTCAATGCCTGAAGTTGCAAGGCGCATTGAAGAGCTACGTCGTTTTAGCTTGCGAGAAGATCATGGCCCTCAACCTGATTTCATCAATGAGTCAGATGATGTGTCTTCTCGGTAA